The Panicum hallii strain FIL2 chromosome 9, PHallii_v3.1, whole genome shotgun sequence genome has a window encoding:
- the LOC112875361 gene encoding CWF19-like protein 2 — translation MLSGVKLVPRDQILSARKHGSGGGSDSDSSGGKRRAKQSKGGRDKREKGKRRRSRRRRYSSEDESGSDTDDSIGEEEEEDVSRSKRRGKHRRRRHNFSDDDSESSVSDRGRARGKEKQKGDGDDDEDEEEDAGGEGLRASEVVRREMGLEWMLKSASSSRAEGTSVRKADNDEKDEAAHEEIARLNPRELNPYLKDNGTGYPEESTPSNAGNQLLASSVVGDGGASWRLKALKRAKEQAARDGRKLEEVVEERWGSLGDLAVSVSASRAAHSHAHLHAIRGRKSGNADNVEEHAKGTPEGRQGGDSGRHGYLQDVSSQRYAMRKPKPDSVPWKRRRQNISSEDQELISSAVASLNKFSDDGSFMEKISNHNKNTHVSTASASATADEQRDNEQKHFKESSQKAPLVSTQKLNTNQLAAKILQLRMKGKTEEAEQLSREMEALLENQDTVPEERSHGKGRSSIRDTLKPSAADHRRREENADLHLANKIMHNKQYSMSKSIEDEYDFGDAPSKKDKRKNKGAHEERRSTNRHMLTQKERCLYCFENPSRPKHLVVAIGNFTYLMLPQFEPVVPGHCIILPLQHESATRTIDQNVWGEIRNFKKCLLKMFAQQDKDLVFMETVISLSRQRRHCMIECIPIPCDVSSNAPMYFKKAIDEAEEEWTQHEMKKVIPTSASRNLRQAIPENFAYFHVEFGLDRGFVHVIDDESKFSAGFGLNVIRGMLQLPEEDMHRRRRHESMDNQKQAVASFMKDWEPFDWTKQLD, via the exons ATGCTCTCCGGCGTCAAGCTGGTCCCGCGCGACCAAATCCTTTCCGCTCGTAAGcacggaagcggcggcggctccgatTCCGACTCCTCCGGCGGCAAGAGGCGGGCGAAGCAGAGTAAAGGCGGCCGGGACAAGAGGGAGAAGGGCAAGCGGCGgaggagccgccgccggcggtaCAGCTCGGAAGATGAGTCGGGGTCGGACACTGACGATTCCAtcggcgaggaagaggaggaggatgtCAGTCGGAGCAAGCGCCGGGGGAAGCACCGGAGGCGGCGCCACAACTTCTCCGACGACGACTCCGAATCCAGCGTATCTGACAGGGGGAGAG CAAGGGGCAAGGAGAAGCAGAAAGGTGATGGTGACGATgatgaggacgaggaggaggatgcTGGTGGTGAGGGGTTGAGGGCAAGCGAAGTGGTCAGGAGGGAGATGGGGCTCGAATGGATGCTCAAGTCGGCAAGCAGCAGTCGAGCCGAGGGCACCAGCGTCCGTAAGGCTGATAATGATGAGAAGGATGAGGCTGCACATGAAGAG ATTGCCAGGCTGAACCCTAGGGAACTTAacccatacctgaaagataatggAACTGGCTACCCAGAAGAATCTACACCATCCAATGCTGGCAATCAGTTGCTTGCGTCCTCTGTTGTGGGTGATGGGGGTGCTAGTTGGAGGCTTAAGGCTTTGAAGCGTGCTAAGGAGCAAGCTGCTCGTGACGGAAGAAAGCTTGAGGAG GTTGTTGAAGAGAGATGGGGCTCGTTAGGTGACTTAGCTGTGTCAGTATCTGCGTCAAGAGCTGCCCATTCACATGCTCACTTGCATGCCATTAGAGGAAGAAAATCTGGGAATGCTGACAATGTAGAAGAACACGCCAAAGGAACTCCAGAGGGTCGCCAAGGTGGTGACAGTGGCAGGCATGGATATTTACAAGATGTCTCTTCTCAACGCTATGCCATGAGAAAACCCAAACCAGATTCAGTACCATGGAAAAGGAGAAGACAGAATATATCTTCTGAGGACCAGGAGCTTATCTCTTCAGCGGTAGCAAGCCTGAATAAGTTTTCTGATGATGGAAGCTTTATGGAAAAGATTAGCAATCATAACAAGAACACACATGTCTCAACTGCTAGTGCTAGTGCTACTGCTGATGAACAGAGGGACAATGAGCAGAAGCATTTTAAGGAGAGTTCACAGAAAGCACCATTAGTGAGCACTCAGAAATTAAATACAAATCAGTTGGCTGCAAAGATTCTGCAGCTCCGAATGAAAGGCAAGACTGAAGAAGCTGAACAACTTTCG AGGGAAATGGAGGCTTTGCTGGAGAATCAGGATACTGTCCCTGAGGAACGTAGTCATGGAAAAGGAAGGAGCTCAATCAG GGATACATTGAAGCCTAGTGCAGCTGATCAcaggagaagagaagagaatGCAGATCTGCATTTGGCTAATAAGATTATGCACAATAAGCAGTACAGTATGTCAAAAAGTATAGAGGATGAATATGATTTTGGTGATGCTCCTAGTAAAAAGGACAAAAGAAAGAATAAAGGAGCACATGAGGAGCGGAGAAGCACTAATAGACATATGTTGACTCAGAAGGAGCGCTGTTTGTATTGCTTTGAGAACCCATCCAGGCCAAAACATCTAGTTGTTGCTATTGGAAACTTCACTTACTTGATGCTGCCGCAGTTTGAGCCTGTTGTCCCTGGGCATTGTATTATTCTCCCATTACAG CATGAGTCTGCAACGAGAACCATTGATCAGAATGTTTGGGGGGAGATTCGCAACTTCAAGAAGTGCCTACTGAAGATGTTTGCACAGCAGGACAAGGATTTAGTGTTTATGGAGACTGTCATAAGCCTATCCAGACAAAGGAGACATTGCATGATTGAGTGTATCCCTATCCCTTGTGATGTTTCAAGCAACGCACCAATGTACTTCAAAAAG GCGATTgatgaagctgaagaagaaTGGACCCAACATGAGATGAAGAAGGTTATCCCGACAAGTGCAAGCCGCAACTTAAGGCAAGCTATCCCGGAGAACTTTGCCTACTTCCATGTGGAGTTTGGGCTGGACCGTGGTTTTGTTCATGTAATAGATGATGAGAGCAAGTTTAGCGCTGGATTTGGATTGAATGTCATCAGAGGGATGCTccagttgccagaggaggacaTGCACCGTCGCCGAAGGCATGAGTCCATGGATAACCAGAAGCAAGCTGTTGCTAGCTTCATGAAGGACTGGGAGCCCTTCGATTGGACGAAGCAGCTTGATTAG
- the LOC112875363 gene encoding DNA repair protein XRCC4-like, protein MAAATPAAAPRHSCAKLSVAVEDPKAAGGGAVFVRATWLPTRFSLAVTDGAGAWVADASDAEVRLRAEQWDQPVAEYLALAERYLAFHQPDSTYSFHDAGKGNRRLSWTFERQGTKLEWRWKLQPSPNTQQTIYGILDFLMDANIRLSEEVVRKTQSFDKLKQEAEKCLQQSERFNTEKAEFEQATFSKFVGVLNSKKAKLRQLRDKVAELESADKPPKDEEEENSTDRTELFEEGSDKEASVHDEPSETGSGDPHSSPEKSAATSRGRGRGRKRANK, encoded by the exons atggcggcggccacccccgcggcggcgccgaggcaCAGCTGCGCGAAGCtctcggtggcggtggaggaccCCAAGGCTGCCGGCGGAGGCGCGGTGTTCGTCAGGGCCACGTGGCTCCCCACCCGCTTCTCCCTCGCCGTCAcggacggcgccggcgcctGGGTCGCCGACGCCTCCGACGCCGAGGTGCGCCTCCGCGCCGAGCAGTGGGACCAGCCCGTCGCCGAGTACCTCGCGCTCGCCGAGCGGTACCTCGCCTTCCACCAGCCCGACTCTACCTACTCCTTCCACGACGCCGGCAAAGGCAATCGCAGG CTGTCATGGACATTTGAAAGACAAGGTACCAAGTTGGAATGGCGTTGGAAGCTCCAGCCATCACCCAACACGCAGCAGACTATATATGGGATCCTGGATTTCCTTATGGATGCAAATATTCGCTTGAGT GAAGAGGTTGTTAGGAAAACACAATCCTTCGACAAGTTGAAACAAGAAGCCGAGAAGTGCTTGCAACAAAGTGAAAGATTTAATACTGAGAAGGCTGAGTTCGAGCAAGCCACCTTTTCAAAG TTTGTTGGTGTCTTGAATTCGAAGAAGGCCAAGCTCAGACAGCTCCGGGACAAGGTTGCTGAACTCGAATCAGCTGACAAGCCTCCaaaggatgaggaggaggagaactCGACAGACCGAACAGAGCTATTCGAGGAAGGAAGCGACAAAGAGGCCAGTGTCCATGATGAACCCTCCGAGACAGGCAGCGGTGATCCTCATAGCTCTCCTGAGAAATCTGCAGCCACCTCCCGAGGAAGGGGGAGAGGCCGCAAGAGAGCAAACAAATAG
- the LOC112875362 gene encoding transcription factor BHLH148-like, with product MQMDSYFYAGFFHDEAPFYPHGAVPLSPELPFGLIASPGEPEPPFPPPEAPRPSAFQDYSVAGPELLPQAVGAGEPHNGSAGAGADVHMRVVDALGGMGGDPVHDQTMGEEWEEEPRRQRQQQPAGAAVESSRGFRHMMRERQRREKLSQSYADLYAMVAARSKGDKNSIVQSAAIYIHELKGAREQLRRRNEELKARILGHDARQQCVKVQFEVDEPASAIDSLIGALRRLKGMDVRARGIRSTMSGCRLWTEMNVETTIAAGEVEKAVEEALMQEVERKQQQPAEAASGGGPGLPGTSAGARGWGPQASSHVQNVF from the exons ATGCAGATGGACTCCTACTTCTACGCCGGCTTCTTCCACGACGAGGCCCCGTTCTACCCGCACGGCGCCGTGCCCCTCTCCCCGGAGCTGCCCTTCGGCCTCATTGCCTCGCCGGGGGAGCCCGAGCCCCCCTTCCCGCCGCCGGAGGCGCCGAGGCCCTCGGCGTTCCAGGATTACTCCGTGGCCGGGCCGGAGCTGCTGCCGCAGGCCGTGGGCGCGGGAGAGCCGCACAACGggagcgcgggcgcgggcgcggacgTGCACATGCGGGTGGTCGACGCTCTGGGCGGGATGGGCGGGGACCCCGTGCATGATCAGACAATGGGGGAGGAGTGGGAGGAGGagccgcggcggcagcggcagcagcagccggcGGGCGCCGCCGTGGAGAGCAGCCGCGGGTTCCGGCACATGATGCGGGAGCGTCAGCGGCGCGAGAAGCTGAGCCAGAGCTACGCCGACCTCTACGCCATGGTCGCCGCCCGGTCCAAGGGCGACAAGAACTCCATCGTGCAGTCCGCGGCGATCTACATCCACGAGCTCAagggcgcgcgggagcagctgcggcggcggaacgaggagctcaaggcgcggaTCCTGGGCCACGACGCGCGGCAGCAGTGCGTCAAGGTGCAGTTCGAGGTGGACGAGCCGGCGTCGGCGATCGACTCCCTGATCGGGGCGCTCCGGCGCCTCAAGGGCATGGACGTCAGGGCCAGGGGCATCCGATCCACCATGTCCGGATGCAGGCTGTGGACGGAGATGAATGTCGAGACCACG ATTGCGGCTGGGGAAGTGGAAAAGGCCGTGGAGGAGGCCCTGATGCAGGAAGTGGAGaggaagcagcagcagcctgcGGAGGCCGCTAGTGGCGGAGGCCCAGGCCTTCCGGGAACCAGCGCCGGCGCCAGGGGGTGGGGCCCACAGGCGTCGTCGCACGTGCAAAATGTGTTTTGA